Genomic DNA from Triticum dicoccoides isolate Atlit2015 ecotype Zavitan chromosome 4B, WEW_v2.0, whole genome shotgun sequence:
AAAACTAAAACGGACGGATGCACACACGACGCCAGCCCTTGCCCGACCGCCACCGACCTAAACTTGCACAGATACACACACATCAATCTCCAGGGTCCAGACTCGAGTGCTCGCGACGGCACCGCCGTCCCGGCCACCGCCCTCCTGTACGTCGTTCGCCCAATCGCTCGTGTGGCGCGCCAACCCCTGCTGGCTGCTTGACTGTCGTGCCTTGGTATTTTCGTTTTATGCTTTTCAGATTTTCCCCTGATGCTTTTCACTTGTACCATGTTCTACGATGTCAATGTGACCTCTCTGTTACTGTGTATCAGTGTATAAAGTACTCTGAACTAAAACTTAATTGAAATAATTTGTTTGTGTGTATGTATCCAGTGATATATCAAGGTTATTGTTTAACTCACATTGATGTAATTGCCAGATTCATTCATATATTGTagaaaaagaagatgaagagatGTATTTGCAAGTATTGATGATGACGAAATTGTATATCGCTTTCAATCATGTAGGTCTCACAAAGGGCTTTTACCTCGTCGAAGTGGTAGGCATCTAGATTTTTACCAGTGATAATTGTTTCACTTGATGTTTATGCTTTCTCTTATGAAAATTTTCTATTGATGTCTTGAAGGTGTTGGCTCTTCTTCCATTGTTGATGAGGTTATGGGATGCACTGATGAAGCAAACGATTGATTTGATACTCTTTGatatcacatattgttctttgtagCTTTTGTCATGTTTTTATCTTTTTTTTGTATCGTTAAGCATCGAGTTCAAATCATAAATTTTTCCTGCAACTGAGGCAAATTTTATCCGGGGAATCTTTTGAGGTAGCTATAGCCTTATGGACATTAAGTTTTTCCCTCACGGCAAAAACATTTTTTGGGCCCGGGACTTGCTCCAATCCTGACTCCGCCCGTGGATCCAAGCACAATTCATAGTAGCTAGGTAATAGTATTGTTTTAGTGGAGGACTAGGCTCGCTCATGGGGCCATGGGTTCCCTACACGCTGTTTTGGAAGGAGAAAATAAAAGAGGAGCCAGAAAGCAGAGAGGGGGAGGCAGAGGAAGAGCCACCCTAAAACGAAGAATAAGAGTTTTTCCAAGAGAAAACAGAGGCACGACAAAGTGAGGCCTTGGCTCACCGACACAACGGTGCGTCTGCATGGACGCTACGGCCGGCTGTCGGTGTGGCGGCATCCCATGCGTATGATACGTGACACACAACACACGTACGTGGAGCATGCAGCAACGTGGTAGTTGGACGGGACGGGACGTGCCATAGTTAGTAGTAGTAAATAGTGTACGTTTTGTATTGCTCCcgctgtactactccctccgtccggaagtaCTTgtcgccgaaatggataaaaatggatgtttctagaactaaaatatgtctagatacatttatttttttgacaagtatttccgaacggagggagtacaagcgtACAGAAGCCAACGATGGATGGATTGGAATGTAGGAGAGGAGGCGTAGCGAGTGAGGCGCGCTCGTGAGCCCCCGGCCCGGTGCCGAGTCGCTCCACCCGCATGTGAACCCGATCGGCCGGCAGTCACGCTCATGCATCCACCATGCACTGCCGCATGCAATTCCACCCAACCATTTCTGCGGGCGCTTCCTTCCGTTACCGGCTATAAATACGGCGACCGCCCAGCGCCGACCGGCAGAGCAGAGCACCCAATTCAATCATCTGCTACTACACTAGAGTAACTTGCTAGCCACCCatggcgtcctcctcctcctcctcctcctcctctgtcgccGTCGCGGCGGCCCTGCTCCTCTGCATCCTCGCCGCGCACGGCCACGGCTGCTGCGCCaagcgcagcggcggcggcggcggcaagaagCCCCATTCCCACCACGCGCCCCCGCACGCCcacggggcgccgcccccttcttcCCCGCCAGCCGCCGGCGCGCCGTCCTACGGCTACGGGTCCCCTCCTCCCCCGGCCGCCATCCCGCCTCCTCCTGCGGCCCCTCCTGCGGCGAATTCCAGCTCCAACAGCACCAATGTCGACGCCGGCGGCTGGCTGGACGCGAGGGCGACGTGGTACGGCGCGCCCAAGGGCGCCGGGCCCGACGACAACGGCGGCGCCTGCGGGTTCAAGAACGTCAACCTGCCGCCCTTCTCCGCCATGACCTCCTGCGGCAACGAGCCGCTCTTCAAGGACGGCAAGGGCTGCGGCTCGTGCTACCAGGTTGGATGGAACAAAATTCTCCTTTTTTTTTTGGAATTACAACCATTTACCACTAGTAAAAATTACACCGAATTAAACTCATGATCTTGGGTTGCAATAATGCAGATACGGTGCGTGTCGGCGGGCCACCCGGCGTGCTCCGGCGTGCCGGAGACGGTGATCATCACGGACATGAACTACTACCCGGTGTCCCGCTTCCACTTCGACCTCAGCGGCACCGCCTTCGGCGCCATGGCCAAGGACGGCCGCAACGACGAGCTCCGCCACGCCGGCATCATCGACATGCAGTTCAGAAGGTACATTGCCAATCGCCATCATCTTATCTTATCTCCATCCACCCACGGCTTAACCTCCACTACCGACCATCCATCACTGGTGCCGCTCGTGTCCACCGTCCGTTGCTTTCCTTTCCTTTCCCAACCGCCGGCCCGGCCGCTTCTGTACAAAAGCAAACGGAAGGTGTCCGGCATGGCTAGCTAGATGGGGCAAGGTAACCGCCAACACGCCCATTTTTTGCCTTGTCCTGATCACCAACTTTTTCACGACGACACGGATGTATTATACTATAGGGTGAAACTCCATGCATGCATGGGTCCCGGAAAGATTCTACCCAGCACGACATACGTGTCATTGTCCTCCTCGATCGAATGATAGGAAGCAACAAGCCGTGGCATCAGCGTCGGCATTTATGTAGGTAGCCTTTGGTGTTCTTGGTCGCTAGCATCACGGTACATCCATCCCGTGACACTGAACAGCACGGCATTGCATTTGGACGCCACACGTAGGACATTTGCATGGATCGAGCAAGATTGTGTTTGTGAGTGACATGCACTGACACGGTCGAGTGACATTGCTTGTTGTGTGTATCTGCAGGGTGCCGTGCCAGTACCCGGGGCTCACGGTGACGTTCCACGTGCAGCACGGCTCCAACCCCTACTACCTGGCCATCCTGGTGGAGTACGAGAACGGCGACGGCGACGTGGACCAGGTGGACATCATGCAGTCGcggccggacgccgccgccggcgaggGCGGGATGGCGCCGACGGGGGAGTGGGTGCCCATGACGGAGTCGTGGGGGTCCATCTGGCGGATGGACACGCGGCGCCCCATGCAGGGCCCCTTCTCGCTGCGCATCACCAACGAGTCCGGCAAGACGCTCGTCGCCGACCAGGTCATCCCCGCCGACTGGGAGCCTAACGAGATATACAGCTCCATCATCCAGTTCGACTAATCATTTTTAGTCGACCCATCAATTGATCTACCATATATACATCGAAAAATATATATGTGTGTGATGATGCATCATATGCGTGCGTGGCGTTGGTGTACTTAGCTGATGAATCAATAGCCGCTGTGTGACCGATGGAGTTGGTTGATATTAGTGCCTTATGTAGCAGGGTGAGACGTCGCCTGTGACGTCCGGTGAGTAGTGTCGTCGTCCATCGTGTATTACTGTCCTGTGCTTAGCCTTATACTACATGCATGTATCACTTAATGTTGGCATCTACTCCAATTGCCCATCCACCGCTCTATCTATGGCAATATTTAGTTTTTGTACATtgatttcttgtccatctgccatcctTGTTCCTGTACGTACGGTCAGATCAAATACTcactccgtccgaaaaaacttgccctcaaatggatgtatctggcaccaagttagtgctagatacatccatttgacgaATAAGTTTGGGACAAgtttttttggacggagggagtacttatgtgGCGGTTTCTTTAATATGAAGGGTCTGTctatgacacatctagatgtgacatagttatgtttaGGACACATCTAAGCTGATTTTTACTCTGTTTgtgatttattttttattgttctagtttttttgtttcttattgTTGCATTATCTATTTATGGAAGCTTAGATatgacatccttaaaaaacatctagatgtgaattagacaaactgtaaTATAGATCGACGAGGTGGCCTGTTGTTTCGAAATCTTTTGGATAGATTGAGAGGGCGGGCAGATGGCTTTGATGCTTGCCCCTTTCAGTCAAGAATTAATTGAGGTTGTATGTACATGTCTTGCTGGTTAATTAATCACTACTTGAATTAATTACTTTTGGATGTCTGTACATTCTTTCGTTCCTGGCCGGGGCTGGAAGAGGGAGACTAGCTAGCTCGAGATGCATGCAAGCTAAGCTGGGAGCTGGGAGCTGGCCAtgcttgattgattgtttgatcacGGTTCAGATGGAACAAAAGGATTGCGGCCGCCCGTGCCTGCTAGCTGCTGCCGCGCTTTGGTCTTTAGCGCTGGTGTGCTCCGTTGGATGGACGCATCTTCATTTTGCCTCTTTGCGACGCCAATACATGCCATGTCTTCACGGGCgcgcgtttggcctttttatactacCTCCCAACACTCAACTGTCTCAACCATTCCACGGTACTCAGTACGTGGAAGCTAATCAACCGTCTCATTCCCTTGCTTGCGCTTCTACAAAAAAAGACCTTTTTTTCCCAGCTTTATAATAAAAGCTTGTTAAAAAGACAGTTCTTTACATAAAGCAAGAATGTCTGTTGGGTAACCAGCTTGCAAATAATTGACCACCATCAAATTAAACCATCAGAATGGAAAGTTCACGTCATTCttataacagctactccctccgtcccataatgtaagacattttttgacactatactagactcaaaaaacgtcttacattatgggacggagggagtagataagttTATGAGTGTTGCAACGGAGGCATAAGTATCCTTGCAGGTTAACCTGCGACAACACACCCATCATTTCTACGTTGGTGCGCTAAAATGCTAGTGGGTTTTTTACACGGGATAAAGAATCCATGGGATATCGACTTTGATAGCTCTTTTTAGAAATATCGAGTATATATGTAGACAAACGTAACAGTCGACATAAACCACCACGCGCAAACAGTGACGATGCACCTACTGAAATCATAGTCTGATTCAAGCTTGACAGATTGACCTTAGACACATCTCTATCGATGGAAACGTACCACCGTTTAATAGAATGATTTGCATTCAATGTAACACACATGTCATCTAACCTATGGTGTAATTCGTGGTAGGCCAAGAGTGCGACCACTCTCCTAACCATCCTACCCATCTACACAAACGATTATTTCTTGGTCAACTTAGACACGTCGTCCATAACCGGCGGCTAAGCTGCTGCTACTTGCGGATCGAACTGGATTGCGCACTAGAGACGTTTGGGACGCACCGCATGCCTTTTTAGATTGAGGGGTCACAAACATTGCCGGATGTGTATAGTTATCTTGTAATCGCGGCTAAAGTTTGGGTGTTCATTGGTATCACGAATGCATGCGTCCCTTTCGCCGTATGGAATGGTGCCGCAGAATGCATGTGCATGCGTACATCCTTCCCATTATCTTTTCCCTATCTTGCAGAGCACTACCCCACTAGCAGGCGTATACTACTGCACAGGTCATAAACTTTATGCATGGTGCCGAACACAGTGCAAGTATACACCCTTTCGATCACCTTTTTCTTATCTTGCAATACGTCTatttcaatatatatatatatatatatatatatatatatatatatatatatatatatatatatatatatatatatatatatatcttgcaCTATGTACCCCATTAGCAGTAGTGTACTCTACACAAGTCATGACCTTTAAATATCTGTCGTCCATCCTAGCTCGGAGGGCATTGCCATGCACCACACAACTTTTTCCCGAAGGAGCAAGAGAAAGTGCTTCCGTGACATTCCTGAGGCCATGCACAGCTATGAGACTAACCCAAGGGCTAACCCTCGTTGGCATTTTTTTTAGGAAAAACTCCGCGAGCATCATGCGTTCAAGCCGGGACTTGAACTCGCATGGGCTGG
This window encodes:
- the LOC119292247 gene encoding expansin-B7-like, with translation MASSSSSSSSSVAVAAALLLCILAAHGHGCCAKRSGGGGGKKPHSHHAPPHAHGAPPPSSPPAAGAPSYGYGSPPPPAAIPPPPAAPPAANSSSNSTNVDAGGWLDARATWYGAPKGAGPDDNGGACGFKNVNLPPFSAMTSCGNEPLFKDGKGCGSCYQIRCVSAGHPACSGVPETVIITDMNYYPVSRFHFDLSGTAFGAMAKDGRNDELRHAGIIDMQFRRVPCQYPGLTVTFHVQHGSNPYYLAILVEYENGDGDVDQVDIMQSRPDAAAGEGGMAPTGEWVPMTESWGSIWRMDTRRPMQGPFSLRITNESGKTLVADQVIPADWEPNEIYSSIIQFD